One Vicugna pacos chromosome X, VicPac4, whole genome shotgun sequence DNA window includes the following coding sequences:
- the TCEAL4 gene encoding transcription elongation factor A protein-like 4 isoform X2 encodes MEKLCSENEGMPENPGKMENKEQPLDAGKPGVACTVEDKEKLENKGRIDHKGKIEDKEVLKDKEKPESEAKPREGKPVSQGKPENEGKPKEGKPESEGKAKEGKPASEPRAAGKRPAGDDVPRKAKRKTNKGLAQCLKEYKEAIHDMHLSNEEMIREFDEMARVEDEVKKTRQKLGGFMWMQKSLQDPFHPRGPRELRGGCRAPQRGFEDIPFV; translated from the coding sequence ATGGAAAAACTCTGCAGTGAAAATGAAGGAATGCCTGAGAACCCAGGAAAGATGGAAAACAAAGAACAGCCACTGGATGCGGGAAAGCCAGGAGTAGCTTGTACTGTGGAAGACAAGGAAAAGTTAGAAAACAAAGGAAGGATTGATCACAAGGGAAAGATAGAAGATAAGGAAGTACTAAAGGATAAGGAAAAGCCAGAGAGTGAGGCAAAGCCAAGAGAAGGAAAGCCAGTGAGCCAGGGAAAGCCAGAGAATGAGGGAAAACCAAAAGAAGGAAAACCAGAGAGCGAGGGAAAGGCAAAAGAAGGAAAACCAGCCAGCGAACCAAGGGCTGCAGGAAAGCGCCCAGCTGGGGACGATGTACCCAGGAAGGCCAAAAGGAAAACCAACAAGGGGCTGGCTCAGTGTCTGAAGGAATACAAGGAGGCCATACACGATATGCATTTGAGCAATGAGGAGATGATAAGAGAATTTGACGAGATGGCTAGGGTGGAGGATGAAGTGAAGAAAACCAGACAGAAACTGGGGGGGTTTATGTGGATGCAAAAAAGTTTACAGGACCCTTTCCACCCCAGGGGCCCAAGGGAACTCAGGGGTGGCTGCAGGGCCCCACAAAGGGGCTTTGAAGACATTCCTTTTGTGTAA
- the TCEAL4 gene encoding transcription elongation factor A protein-like 4 isoform X1 translates to MGEEDGHGKKEGLRVRSSQHSARLEKEEEPVQNPRRKSRGHLNMEKLCSENEGMPENPGKMENKEQPLDAGKPGVACTVEDKEKLENKGRIDHKGKIEDKEVLKDKEKPESEAKPREGKPVSQGKPENEGKPKEGKPESEGKAKEGKPASEPRAAGKRPAGDDVPRKAKRKTNKGLAQCLKEYKEAIHDMHLSNEEMIREFDEMARVEDEVKKTRQKLGGFMWMQKSLQDPFHPRGPRELRGGCRAPQRGFEDIPFV, encoded by the exons ATGGGGGAAGAGGACGGGCACGGAAAGAAAGAAG GTCTGCGTGTCCGTTCTTCCCAGCACTCTGCTAGGctagaaaaggaggaggaacctGTCCAGAATCCCCGCAG GAAAAGCAGGGGACATCTCAACATGGAAAAACTCTGCAGTGAAAATGAAGGAATGCCTGAGAACCCAGGAAAGATGGAAAACAAAGAACAGCCACTGGATGCGGGAAAGCCAGGAGTAGCTTGTACTGTGGAAGACAAGGAAAAGTTAGAAAACAAAGGAAGGATTGATCACAAGGGAAAGATAGAAGATAAGGAAGTACTAAAGGATAAGGAAAAGCCAGAGAGTGAGGCAAAGCCAAGAGAAGGAAAGCCAGTGAGCCAGGGAAAGCCAGAGAATGAGGGAAAACCAAAAGAAGGAAAACCAGAGAGCGAGGGAAAGGCAAAAGAAGGAAAACCAGCCAGCGAACCAAGGGCTGCAGGAAAGCGCCCAGCTGGGGACGATGTACCCAGGAAGGCCAAAAGGAAAACCAACAAGGGGCTGGCTCAGTGTCTGAAGGAATACAAGGAGGCCATACACGATATGCATTTGAGCAATGAGGAGATGATAAGAGAATTTGACGAGATGGCTAGGGTGGAGGATGAAGTGAAGAAAACCAGACAGAAACTGGGGGGGTTTATGTGGATGCAAAAAAGTTTACAGGACCCTTTCCACCCCAGGGGCCCAAGGGAACTCAGGGGTGGCTGCAGGGCCCCACAAAGGGGCTTTGAAGACATTCCTTTTGTGTAA
- the TCEAL3 gene encoding transcription elongation factor A protein-like 3, with product MEKLCNENEGKLESEGKPEDEVEPENEGKSDEEEKLKVEGKSEHARKLQNEGRPEDEGSPYGKGKQEKQGKSEAEGKPYSEGKPESQAKPESEPRAAEKRPAEDYVPRKAKRKTDRGTDDSPKNRQEDLQERHLGSEEMMRECGDMSRAQEELRKKQKMSGFHWMQRDVQDPFTPRGQRGVRGMRGGGRGQRGLHDIPYL from the coding sequence ATGGAAAAACTCTGCAATGAAAATGAAGGAAAGCTGGAAAGCGAGGGAAAGCCAGAAGATGAAGTAGAGCCTGAAAATGAAGGGAAGTCAGATGAGGAAGAAAAGCTGAAAGTGGAGGGGAAGTCAGAACATGCGCGAAAGCTCCAGAATGAGGGACGACCAGAAGATGAGGGATCACCATATGGTAAGGGGAAGCAAGAAAAGCAGGGAAAGTCTGAAGCCGAGGGAAAACCATATAGTGAGGGCAAGCCCGAATCCCAGGCAAAGCCAGAGAGTGAGCCACGGGCTGCTGAAAAGCGCCCGGCTGAAGATTATGTGCCCcggaaagcaaaaagaaaaacggACAGGGGGACGGACGATTCCCCCAAGAACCGTCAGGAGGACTTACAGGAAAGGCATTTGGGCAGTGAGGAGATGATGAGAGAATGTGGAGATATGTCACGGGCTCAGGAGGAgctaaggaaaaaacagaaaatgagtggCTTTCATTGGATGCAAAGAGATGTACAGGATCCCTTCACCCCAAGGGGGCAACGGGGTGTCAGGGGAATGAGAGGCGGAGGTAGGGGCCAAAGGGGCTTACATGATATCCCATATCTTTAA